From a single Xylanibacillus composti genomic region:
- the hisB gene encoding imidazoleglycerol-phosphate dehydratase HisB — protein MAEQQRKASIERNTNETQIKLSFQVDGTGQADIQSDVPFLNHMLDLFTKHGHFDLQVDANGDIEIDDHHTVEDIGICLGLALREALGDKKGIKRYANVFVPMDEALAQVVIDISNRPHLEYRAQYPSAQVGTLTTELIHEFLWKFALEARITLHVIVHYGQNTHHMIEAVFKALGRALDEATTIDPRVQGVPSTKGVL, from the coding sequence ATGGCTGAGCAGCAAAGAAAGGCAAGCATTGAACGGAACACCAACGAAACCCAAATCAAGCTCTCCTTTCAGGTAGATGGCACCGGGCAGGCCGACATCCAGAGCGATGTGCCATTCCTGAACCATATGCTCGACCTGTTCACGAAGCATGGCCACTTCGATTTGCAGGTGGACGCGAACGGCGACATCGAGATTGATGACCATCATACAGTTGAGGATATCGGCATCTGCCTAGGGCTGGCGCTGCGCGAAGCGCTGGGCGACAAGAAGGGCATTAAGCGCTATGCCAACGTCTTCGTGCCTATGGATGAAGCGTTGGCGCAGGTGGTGATCGACATCAGCAATCGTCCGCACCTGGAATACCGGGCGCAGTACCCTTCCGCGCAGGTTGGCACGCTGACTACAGAGCTTATTCATGAGTTTCTATGGAAGTTTGCGCTGGAAGCGCGGATCACCTTGCATGTCATCGTGCATTACGGACAGAACACGCATCACATGATCGAAGCGGTGTTCAAAGCGCTCGGTCGCGCATTGGATGAAGCGACAACCATCGATCCGCGTGTGCAAGGTGTGCCCTCCACGAAAGGGGTGCTGTAA